A genomic window from Candidatus Kouleothrix ribensis includes:
- a CDS encoding response regulator, translating to MAKLLLVEDNEMNQDMLSRRLIRKGYSVVIAVDGLQGITMAQTQSPDLILMDMSLPVIDGWEATRRLKSATATRYIPVIALTAHAMSGDREQALEAGCDEYDTKPINLERLVSKIEVLLGLAAQA from the coding sequence ATGGCCAAGCTGCTGTTAGTCGAAGACAATGAAATGAATCAGGATATGCTCTCGCGCCGGCTGATACGCAAAGGCTATAGCGTCGTGATTGCGGTAGACGGCTTGCAAGGCATCACCATGGCCCAAACCCAATCGCCCGACCTGATCCTCATGGACATGAGCTTGCCGGTGATCGACGGCTGGGAGGCGACTCGCCGGCTGAAGTCGGCAACAGCGACGCGCTACATCCCGGTCATCGCACTGACCGCACACGCGATGTCGGGTGATCGCGAGCAAGCGCTTGAAGCCGGCTGCGACGAGTACGATACCAAGCCGATCAACCTCGAACGATTAGTCAGCAAGATCGAAGTATTGCTCGGCCTCGCCGCCCAAGCCTGA
- a CDS encoding PrsW family intramembrane metalloprotease — protein MDEQARCCICNDPVEPPYTIVGQRIYCARHYTIVNKPHPGFWRAGLIQIVLMGVFSAVVALLAGNLGPIGRSAQILIGLFLAIVPSALWLMFFYRQDRLEPEPKTQIAQVFVLALILTDVLALRVFNDWFGLASWAPAQTLTSLLASILVFGFTIAAIVYIAVRMVYATPEFDERMDGIVYGTVAGLGVATLLNLHYVIDNDGVALAPGVIHVVTTALAQASFGGMIGYCMAQAKFEHRPIWWVPLGVVVAAVLNGLFSWLMSEISATGLTVQPWRSLVLGLVLALAVFGLLLVLMRRATQSTLAQPAG, from the coding sequence ATGGACGAACAAGCCAGATGCTGCATCTGCAACGACCCAGTCGAACCACCGTATACGATCGTCGGGCAGCGGATCTACTGCGCACGCCATTACACAATCGTCAATAAGCCGCACCCAGGCTTCTGGCGGGCCGGCCTGATCCAGATCGTGCTCATGGGTGTGTTTAGCGCGGTCGTCGCATTGCTGGCCGGCAACCTGGGGCCGATCGGCCGCAGCGCGCAGATTCTGATCGGCCTGTTCCTGGCGATCGTGCCATCGGCCCTGTGGCTGATGTTCTTCTACCGCCAGGATCGGCTCGAGCCCGAACCCAAGACCCAGATCGCGCAGGTGTTTGTGCTGGCGCTGATTCTTACCGACGTGCTGGCGCTACGCGTGTTCAACGACTGGTTCGGGCTGGCCAGCTGGGCGCCGGCGCAGACGCTCACATCGCTGCTGGCGTCGATCCTGGTGTTCGGCTTTACGATCGCCGCGATCGTCTATATAGCCGTGCGGATGGTGTATGCCACCCCCGAGTTCGACGAGCGCATGGATGGGATCGTGTATGGCACGGTGGCCGGGCTGGGTGTGGCGACGCTGCTGAACCTGCACTATGTGATCGACAACGACGGCGTGGCACTCGCCCCAGGCGTGATTCACGTCGTCACCACCGCGCTGGCGCAGGCCTCGTTCGGCGGCATGATCGGCTACTGCATGGCCCAGGCCAAGTTCGAGCACCGGCCGATCTGGTGGGTGCCGCTCGGCGTGGTGGTGGCGGCGGTGCTGAATGGCCTGTTCAGCTGGCTGATGAGCGAGATCAGCGCGACCGGGCTGACTGTGCAGCCCTGGCGTTCGCTGGTGCTGGGGCTGGTGCTGGCGCTGGCGGTGTTCGGCCTGCTGCTGGTACTTATGCGCCGCGCCACCCAATCGACGCTGGCACAGCCGGCTGGATAA
- a CDS encoding dihydroorotate dehydrogenase has translation MRMIDLAPHNPYGLRLRSAVLTAAGCFGYGVEYARLVDLNQIGAIVTPSISLRGRRGPAPRLLETPAGLLYVGGWPDPGLEYVLAQYAPVWAGWSTPVLLSVVGASPEEYAQLAAALEGVEGIAGLELNLMAHSEQAARIVRTTRAVTQLPLLAKLAFTSALDQLAGAVAGAGADALTLVGPPRGAANDPATGTQVGGWLCGPAIHPLACAAVATANAGIPIVGCGGIASVGDARQMLAAGAAAVQIGSALLIDPGAAARIGQAIGSATA, from the coding sequence GTGCGCATGATCGATCTTGCCCCGCACAATCCATATGGCCTGCGCCTGCGCTCGGCAGTGCTCACTGCGGCCGGCTGCTTTGGCTATGGCGTCGAGTATGCGCGATTGGTCGACCTTAACCAGATTGGGGCGATCGTTACGCCAAGCATCTCGCTGCGTGGCAGGCGCGGCCCGGCGCCTCGGCTGCTCGAAACGCCGGCCGGGCTGCTCTATGTGGGTGGCTGGCCCGATCCAGGCCTGGAGTATGTGCTGGCGCAGTATGCGCCGGTATGGGCCGGCTGGTCTACGCCTGTGCTGCTGAGCGTTGTCGGCGCATCGCCCGAGGAGTATGCGCAGCTTGCCGCTGCGCTCGAGGGCGTCGAGGGTATTGCCGGGCTCGAGCTCAATCTGATGGCGCACTCTGAGCAGGCTGCCAGGATCGTCCGAACCACCCGCGCAGTCACGCAGCTGCCGCTGCTGGCAAAACTAGCCTTTACCAGCGCGCTCGATCAGCTTGCGGGTGCGGTGGCCGGCGCCGGTGCCGATGCGCTGACGCTGGTTGGGCCACCGCGTGGTGCCGCCAACGACCCCGCCACCGGCACGCAGGTTGGCGGCTGGCTGTGTGGCCCGGCCATTCACCCGCTGGCCTGCGCGGCCGTCGCTACCGCCAACGCCGGCATCCCAATCGTGGGGTGCGGCGGCATCGCCAGCGTGGGCGACGCGCGCCAGATGTTGGCGGCCGGTGCGGCGGCTGTGCAGATTGGTAGCGCGCTGCTGATCGACCCTGGCGCAGCTGCGCGGATCGGGCAGGCGATCGGCTCTGCCACCGCGTAG
- a CDS encoding STAS domain-containing protein — translation MRQRLGWLLTIQHPDDDVRRRGANFVALALMLAVISSLLMVIWLVDGKLLSVIAASSIVIITSIGIVAARRGYVNVSAWVVIIVIVATVAIVFVTDSEISNTPFFLLIPMAIAGLLLPPAEVALVLAIVALAYLGATLAQPVQVLASRLVRETLQDSIALLFFVGFSSLLSAASARVWLRAAIHAQAAAEHAAAQFERANAELEVRVAERTRELERSLLAQQAQAAELGASLAQQQALNELINTLSLPLIPVRSDVLVAPLVGNLDSLRAQQLIGQVLRQIEQRRARAVILDITGVAVVDMQLAQVLLNTADAARLLGAQTILVGIRPEVSQTLVSLGGDLGRLRTGATLQDGLALVD, via the coding sequence ATGCGGCAGCGACTTGGGTGGCTACTGACTATTCAGCACCCCGATGACGACGTGCGCCGACGCGGCGCCAACTTTGTGGCGCTGGCGTTGATGTTGGCAGTGATATCATCGCTTCTAATGGTGATCTGGCTTGTGGATGGCAAGCTGCTTAGCGTGATCGCAGCCTCGAGCATAGTGATCATCACTTCGATCGGGATCGTCGCCGCGCGCCGCGGCTACGTTAATGTATCCGCTTGGGTAGTCATCATTGTGATTGTTGCGACGGTCGCGATAGTGTTTGTGACGGACAGCGAGATCTCCAATACGCCTTTTTTTCTGCTGATACCCATGGCGATCGCTGGCTTGCTGCTACCGCCTGCGGAGGTGGCGCTGGTTCTGGCCATCGTGGCGCTTGCATATCTTGGGGCGACGCTGGCGCAGCCGGTGCAGGTGCTGGCAAGCCGGCTGGTGCGTGAGACACTCCAAGACTCAATTGCGTTGTTGTTTTTTGTAGGGTTTAGTAGCCTATTGAGCGCGGCTAGCGCGCGTGTGTGGCTGCGTGCGGCCATTCACGCTCAGGCCGCTGCTGAGCATGCGGCAGCCCAGTTCGAGCGCGCGAACGCTGAGCTTGAGGTGCGCGTGGCCGAGCGCACACGTGAGCTTGAGCGCTCGCTGCTTGCTCAGCAGGCCCAGGCGGCCGAGCTAGGCGCAAGCCTGGCTCAGCAACAGGCGCTTAACGAGCTGATTAATACGCTTTCGCTGCCGCTGATCCCCGTGCGCTCCGATGTGCTGGTAGCACCGCTGGTGGGTAACCTCGATAGCCTACGCGCACAGCAGCTGATCGGCCAGGTGCTTAGGCAGATCGAGCAGCGCCGTGCCCGCGCCGTGATCCTCGATATCACCGGCGTGGCGGTTGTCGATATGCAACTCGCTCAGGTGCTGCTCAATACGGCCGACGCCGCGCGGTTGCTGGGGGCGCAGACAATTTTGGTGGGCATTCGGCCCGAGGTATCCCAGACGCTGGTCAGCCTGGGCGGCGACCTCGGGCGGCTGCGCACCGGCGCCACACTTCAGGATGGCCTGGCCCTGGTGGACTAG
- a CDS encoding glutathione S-transferase N-terminal domain-containing protein — protein sequence MLEARITLYGTSWCSDCRRALRVLDQHQITYQYINIERDDAARRYVEQVNDGNQSVPTIVFPDGSIMVEPSSSALAQKLASLNS from the coding sequence ATGCTAGAGGCACGTATTACTCTGTATGGTACATCGTGGTGCAGCGACTGCCGGCGCGCGCTGCGCGTGCTCGATCAGCATCAGATCACCTATCAGTACATTAATATCGAGCGCGACGATGCGGCGCGCCGTTATGTCGAGCAGGTCAACGACGGCAACCAGAGTGTCCCGACGATCGTCTTCCCCGACGGCTCGATCATGGTCGAGCCATCCTCGTCGGCGCTGGCGCAGAAGCTGGCCAGCCTGAATAGTTAG
- a CDS encoding TPM domain-containing protein yields the protein MLRRSGGYAGPMGAGLVVLVLLLALTTRAGAQSAYPPRSDPAVNDFAGVIAAADRAELQELRQALLDTRGVELVVATIDAVNSYDLPDQSLEAFATGLFNAWGIGDRTRNDGVLLLVAVHDRRVRIEMGSGYAAGYNDAMRQVIERDMLPHFRAGKLSQGIVAGARGIQTALASPPNVSVGTGLAGWLGLRGLAAAAAAALLVIAAVSFAARRRARSRSERCPACQATMRTVPVPETEQYLSAGQRTEMRLDAIRYTVWRCPRCGKTKAQATPRPTALTGCPKCNFHTFEHRSRTTKHATRHKTGVRIVDSRCHTCGHSTTQTLKIARLTAAPPASFYSGSSATPGSAETSGSSYDYGSSSTATDSSPSFDPGGSSSGDGASGSW from the coding sequence ATGCTGCGGCGATCGGGCGGGTACGCCGGGCCGATGGGGGCTGGCCTGGTTGTGCTGGTGTTGCTGCTTGCGCTGACGACGCGGGCGGGCGCGCAGTCGGCCTACCCGCCGCGTAGCGACCCGGCGGTCAACGATTTTGCCGGCGTAATCGCGGCAGCCGACCGGGCCGAGTTACAAGAGCTGCGGCAGGCGCTGCTCGACACGCGCGGCGTCGAGCTTGTGGTAGCGACGATCGATGCAGTGAATAGCTACGACCTGCCCGACCAGTCGCTCGAGGCGTTCGCGACCGGCCTCTTCAATGCCTGGGGTATTGGCGACCGTACGCGCAACGATGGGGTGTTGCTGCTGGTGGCGGTGCATGATCGGCGGGTGCGCATCGAAATGGGCAGCGGCTATGCTGCCGGCTATAACGATGCAATGCGGCAGGTGATCGAGCGCGATATGCTGCCGCACTTCCGTGCGGGCAAGCTCAGCCAGGGGATCGTCGCAGGCGCACGTGGCATTCAAACGGCGCTAGCTTCGCCGCCGAATGTATCGGTTGGCACCGGGCTGGCCGGCTGGCTCGGCCTGCGCGGGCTTGCCGCTGCGGCTGCGGCCGCGCTGCTGGTGATCGCCGCTGTTAGCTTCGCAGCCCGCAGGCGTGCGCGTAGCCGCAGCGAGCGCTGCCCGGCATGCCAGGCGACCATGCGCACCGTACCTGTGCCCGAGACCGAGCAATACCTCAGTGCCGGCCAGCGCACGGAGATGCGCCTCGATGCGATCCGCTACACAGTGTGGCGCTGCCCGCGCTGTGGAAAGACCAAGGCCCAGGCTACGCCCCGGCCAACCGCGCTAACCGGCTGCCCGAAGTGCAACTTCCACACATTCGAACACCGCTCGCGCACAACCAAGCACGCAACCCGACACAAGACCGGCGTGCGGATCGTGGATAGCCGCTGCCATACCTGTGGCCACAGTACTACGCAGACCCTGAAGATCGCCAGGCTAACCGCCGCACCGCCCGCGAGCTTCTACTCGGGCAGCAGCGCTACGCCCGGCTCGGCCGAAACGTCAGGCAGCTCGTACGACTACGGTAGCTCATCAACGGCTACGGATAGTAGCCCATCGTTCGACCCTGGTGGTAGCTCTTCGGGCGATGGCGCGAGCGGCAGCTGGTAA
- a CDS encoding ABC transporter ATP-binding protein, with protein sequence MIASPATPRARRPDGTEPPKPWRERLQDIRTAYGNVPAAFRLVWGADKRSTIVMALLTLIGAALPISQAWVGKLIVDSVVHSIAAGVGSQAGLIVALPYLGIEFGLILLGAVISQIRRLTEHVLNARLGHYINSSVIRKALALDLHYFEDASFYDKLQNARREADFRALGIINGGFLVVQNLITLGSFAVALLAFNWLIALLLFGATIPSFIAQNKYSKMQFRLLTWRAPESRRMNYLEHVLTVDNTVKEIKLFGLGEPLLQRYTDMFWKIFDEDERLARRRSLISLLWGMLASASYYGAYAWIIFLAAGGSITLGLMTFYLALFRNSQGTFQGLFDNVNRLFENGLFMDNLFAFLKLTPQMPVNATPVPMPQTLTRGLEFRHVWFRYPGRDDWALRDLNLSIAPGEKLALVGQNGAGKTTLIKLLTRLYDPTEGQVLLDGVDLREYDPDELRKHIGVIFQDFVRYQLSARENIGFGQIDRLDDAERLASSAERGGADTVVAELPEGMETMLGRWFDKGHELSGGQWQKIALSRAFMRDGEVLVLDEPTAALDAEREYEIFQRFRDLTAGKIAVLISHRFSTVRMADRIAVVENGQISELGSHAELLARGGTYARLFEMQAEGYR encoded by the coding sequence ATGATAGCCAGCCCGGCCACACCGCGCGCGCGGCGCCCCGACGGCACAGAGCCGCCCAAGCCATGGCGCGAACGGCTACAAGACATTCGCACAGCCTATGGCAACGTGCCGGCCGCATTTCGGCTGGTGTGGGGCGCCGATAAGCGCAGCACGATCGTTATGGCGCTGCTGACGCTGATCGGCGCAGCGCTGCCGATCTCGCAGGCATGGGTCGGCAAGCTGATCGTCGACTCAGTCGTTCATTCGATCGCAGCAGGAGTTGGCTCGCAGGCCGGCCTGATCGTGGCGCTGCCCTACCTGGGGATCGAGTTTGGCCTGATCCTGCTCGGCGCAGTGATCTCGCAGATCCGCCGGCTGACCGAGCATGTGTTGAACGCGCGGCTGGGCCACTACATCAACAGCTCGGTGATCCGCAAGGCGCTCGCGCTCGACCTGCACTATTTCGAGGATGCCAGCTTCTACGACAAGCTGCAGAACGCCCGCCGCGAGGCCGACTTCCGCGCGCTCGGGATCATCAATGGCGGCTTCCTGGTGGTGCAGAATCTGATCACGCTCGGCTCGTTCGCGGTGGCACTGCTGGCCTTCAACTGGCTGATCGCGCTGCTGCTGTTTGGTGCCACCATTCCATCGTTCATCGCGCAGAATAAGTATAGCAAGATGCAGTTTCGGCTGCTGACCTGGCGCGCGCCCGAGTCGCGGCGCATGAACTACCTCGAGCATGTGCTGACGGTCGACAACACAGTCAAGGAGATCAAGCTGTTCGGCCTGGGCGAGCCACTGCTGCAGCGCTATACCGACATGTTCTGGAAGATCTTCGACGAAGACGAGCGGCTGGCGCGGCGGCGCTCGTTGATCAGCCTTCTGTGGGGCATGCTGGCGTCGGCCAGCTACTACGGCGCGTACGCCTGGATCATCTTCCTGGCGGCCGGCGGCAGCATCACGCTGGGCCTGATGACGTTCTACCTGGCGCTGTTCCGCAATAGCCAGGGCACCTTCCAGGGCCTGTTCGACAACGTCAACCGGCTGTTCGAGAATGGGCTATTCATGGATAACCTGTTCGCCTTTTTGAAGCTGACGCCGCAGATGCCGGTGAATGCCACACCGGTGCCGATGCCGCAAACCCTGACGCGCGGGCTCGAGTTCCGCCATGTCTGGTTCCGCTACCCTGGCCGCGACGACTGGGCGCTGCGCGATCTGAATCTGTCGATCGCGCCGGGCGAGAAGCTGGCGCTGGTGGGCCAGAACGGCGCGGGCAAGACCACGCTGATCAAACTGCTAACGCGCCTGTACGACCCGACCGAAGGCCAGGTTCTGCTCGACGGCGTCGACCTGCGCGAGTATGATCCCGACGAGCTGCGCAAGCATATTGGCGTGATCTTTCAGGACTTCGTGCGCTACCAGCTGAGCGCCAGGGAGAATATCGGCTTCGGCCAGATCGACCGGCTCGATGATGCCGAGCGCCTGGCCAGCTCGGCTGAGCGTGGTGGCGCCGACACGGTAGTGGCCGAGCTGCCCGAGGGTATGGAGACGATGCTGGGCCGCTGGTTCGACAAGGGCCACGAGCTGTCGGGCGGGCAGTGGCAGAAGATCGCGCTCAGCCGTGCGTTTATGCGCGACGGTGAGGTGCTGGTGCTGGATGAGCCGACTGCGGCGCTCGATGCCGAGCGCGAGTACGAGATCTTCCAGCGCTTCCGCGACCTGACCGCCGGCAAGATCGCGGTGTTGATCTCGCACCGCTTCAGCACGGTACGCATGGCCGACCGGATCGCGGTGGTCGAGAACGGCCAGATCAGCGAGCTTGGCTCGCATGCAGAGCTGCTGGCGCGCGGCGGCACCTACGCGCGGCTGTTCGAGATGCAGGCCGAGGGGTATCGGTGA
- the typA gene encoding translational GTPase TypA: protein MQRDDIRNIAIIAHVDHGKTTLVDAMLRQSHIFRDNQQVADRVMDSNDLERERGITIMSKNTAVVYKNVKINIVDTPGHADFGGEVERVMNLVDGVLLLVDAMDGPMPQTRFVLRKALQAGHRAIVVVNKIDRPNARPNHVVNETFDLFIDLGANDEQAEFATIYTNAVKGIAGRSPLKLYDSLEPLFEAILERIPAPKVDPAQPMQLLVTNTVHDAYKGKMLLGRLQRGVISRGQAVAHIDRHGTLKPAKVNQLFVFQGLDRIEVEQAEAGDIIAVAGISEASIGDTIADAEQPEALPTIAVEEPTVRMTFSINNSPFAGREGTHVTSRKLRERLYTELERDVALRVADTDTNDAFSVSGRGELHLTILIETMRREGYEFQVSRPEVIFKETDGQKLEPIEQVEIEVSEQYQGTVIELMGARRGLMRDMSYRDDGTIHMVFHVPTRGLLGFRQTFLTATRGEGIVNALFMGYEPLAGEMATRNNGSLIASESGTSTTFGLYGAQERGQLFITAGTDVYEGMVVGQHIRSRDLEVNVCRKKHLTNMRSSGADEALRLEPPRVLSLDDAIEYIGDDELVEVTPKSFRLRKKTLSADERKREQKRRDMAMQGA from the coding sequence ATGCAACGAGACGATATCCGTAATATTGCGATCATCGCGCATGTCGACCATGGCAAGACCACCCTGGTCGATGCGATGTTGCGCCAGAGCCATATCTTTCGCGATAATCAGCAGGTGGCTGATCGCGTGATGGACTCGAATGATCTCGAGCGCGAGCGCGGCATCACGATCATGTCGAAGAACACGGCCGTGGTCTATAAAAACGTAAAGATCAACATCGTCGACACGCCTGGCCATGCCGACTTTGGCGGCGAAGTCGAGCGCGTGATGAACCTGGTCGATGGGGTCTTGCTGCTCGTCGATGCCATGGACGGCCCGATGCCGCAGACGCGCTTCGTGCTGCGCAAGGCGCTGCAGGCCGGCCACCGCGCGATCGTGGTGGTGAATAAGATCGACCGGCCAAACGCGCGCCCGAACCACGTGGTGAACGAGACCTTCGACCTGTTCATCGACCTGGGCGCCAACGACGAGCAGGCCGAGTTCGCGACGATCTATACCAATGCGGTGAAAGGTATCGCCGGGCGCTCACCGCTCAAGCTGTACGACTCGCTTGAGCCACTGTTCGAGGCGATTCTCGAGCGCATCCCGGCGCCCAAAGTCGATCCGGCCCAGCCAATGCAGCTGCTGGTGACCAACACCGTACACGATGCCTACAAGGGCAAGATGCTGCTTGGGCGGCTGCAGCGCGGCGTGATCTCGCGCGGCCAGGCGGTGGCGCATATCGACCGGCACGGCACGCTCAAGCCGGCCAAGGTCAACCAGCTGTTCGTCTTCCAGGGCCTCGATCGGATCGAGGTCGAGCAGGCCGAGGCCGGCGATATTATCGCGGTCGCCGGTATCAGCGAGGCCAGCATCGGCGACACAATCGCCGACGCCGAGCAGCCCGAGGCGCTGCCGACGATCGCCGTCGAAGAGCCGACCGTGCGGATGACCTTCAGTATCAACAACAGCCCGTTTGCCGGCCGCGAAGGCACGCACGTAACCTCGCGCAAGCTGCGCGAACGGCTGTATACCGAACTCGAGCGCGACGTGGCGCTGCGCGTGGCCGACACCGACACCAACGATGCGTTCTCGGTCAGCGGGCGCGGCGAGCTGCACCTGACGATTCTGATCGAGACCATGCGGCGCGAAGGCTACGAGTTCCAGGTCTCGCGGCCCGAGGTGATCTTCAAAGAAACCGATGGCCAGAAGCTCGAGCCAATCGAGCAGGTCGAGATCGAGGTATCCGAGCAGTACCAGGGCACGGTGATCGAGCTGATGGGCGCGCGGCGCGGCCTTATGCGCGACATGAGCTACCGCGATGACGGGACGATCCACATGGTGTTTCATGTGCCGACGCGCGGCCTGCTGGGCTTCCGCCAGACTTTCCTGACCGCGACGCGCGGCGAGGGGATCGTCAACGCGCTATTTATGGGCTACGAGCCGCTGGCTGGCGAGATGGCCACGCGCAACAACGGCTCGCTGATCGCCTCGGAGAGCGGCACGTCCACAACGTTCGGCCTGTATGGTGCGCAAGAGCGCGGCCAGCTGTTCATAACGGCCGGCACCGATGTGTACGAGGGTATGGTGGTGGGGCAGCACATCCGCAGCCGCGATCTCGAGGTGAATGTGTGCCGCAAGAAGCACCTGACCAATATGCGCTCGTCGGGTGCCGACGAGGCGCTGCGGCTTGAGCCGCCGCGAGTGCTCAGCCTCGACGATGCGATTGAGTATATTGGCGACGACGAGTTGGTCGAGGTGACGCCCAAGAGCTTCCGGCTGCGCAAGAAGACCCTGAGTGCCGACGAGCGCAAGCGCGAGCAGAAGCGCCGCGACATGGCCATGCAAGGGGCGTAG
- a CDS encoding ParA family protein has product MGRVIAVANAKGGIGKTTTVVNIGAGLALKGARVLLVDVDPQGNLTLALGVSPQRTLYEVLADGARAADCITPARPNLDLLAADDSLLSAQPLIARRSDWSRVLDQGLRPIYSAYDFVLIDSGGSLTTLNTNALACATDVIVPTAVEHFSLKSIDLLFKQVTRVKGNSSSVRMIIPTLFDPRVRQSGELLGALRTRYGTLVADPIRVNVRLSEAPTLGKTIYEYDPRSRGAIDYALLVERMSALFSYRAGSRIGNGVPAATATPAAPAALRGPEGCPNCGHALEFATLAGYRIAYCENCKYKQQTLAGGPRR; this is encoded by the coding sequence ATGGGCCGGGTCATTGCTGTAGCCAATGCCAAGGGCGGCATTGGCAAAACCACCACGGTTGTCAATATCGGCGCCGGGCTGGCGCTGAAGGGCGCGCGCGTGCTGCTGGTCGATGTCGACCCGCAGGGCAACCTGACGCTGGCGCTGGGGGTTAGCCCGCAGCGCACGCTGTACGAGGTGCTGGCCGATGGCGCCAGGGCCGCCGATTGCATCACCCCGGCCCGGCCGAATCTCGATCTGCTGGCGGCCGACGACAGCCTGCTGAGCGCCCAGCCACTGATCGCGCGGCGCAGCGATTGGAGCCGTGTGCTCGATCAAGGCCTGCGCCCGATCTACAGCGCCTACGACTTCGTCCTGATCGACAGTGGTGGTTCGCTGACTACGCTCAACACCAACGCGCTGGCATGTGCCACCGATGTGATTGTGCCAACGGCGGTCGAGCACTTTTCGCTCAAGAGTATCGACCTGCTGTTCAAGCAGGTGACGCGTGTCAAGGGCAACAGCAGCAGCGTGCGCATGATCATCCCGACGCTGTTCGACCCGCGCGTACGCCAGTCGGGCGAGCTGCTGGGCGCATTGCGCACACGCTATGGCACGCTGGTGGCCGACCCGATTCGCGTGAATGTGCGGCTCTCGGAGGCACCGACGCTGGGCAAGACGATCTACGAGTACGACCCACGCTCGCGCGGGGCGATCGACTACGCCCTGCTGGTCGAGCGCATGAGCGCGCTGTTTAGCTACCGCGCCGGCTCGCGTATCGGCAATGGTGTGCCGGCAGCCACGGCAACCCCAGCGGCCCCGGCCGCGCTACGCGGCCCCGAGGGCTGCCCAAACTGCGGCCACGCGCTCGAGTTTGCCACGCTGGCCGGCTACCGGATCGCCTACTGCGAGAACTGCAAGTATAAGCAGCAGACCCTGGCCGGCGGGCCGCGCCGGTAG
- a CDS encoding histone deacetylase family protein codes for MITIVSRAHALHAAPHEFLDGRLIRPYESPARAEMIVAALERAAFGPLQAPQSFGPAPILAVHDSTYLTYLEHAYARWVAAGGDPAAVLPSTLAVRWMDRRCLHPLVAPGYYSFDLSAPIVAGTYQAARAAADVALTAAGLLLTGERLAYALCRPPGHHAGSDLYGGYCYLNNAAIAAEYLLQQARQARPGPATVAILDIDFHHGNGTQQIFYERDDVLFVSIHADPAREYPYFAGYADELGIGPGRGSNLNLPLEAGTNDAAYLATLEQALAVVADFAPRFLVLSAGFDTFGGDPIGDFALTGAAYPAIGQRIATLGLPTLVVQEGGYAVAELGENVAGLLRGLLGIDARA; via the coding sequence GTGATTACGATTGTTTCGCGGGCGCACGCGCTGCATGCCGCCCCTCACGAGTTCCTCGACGGCCGGCTGATTCGCCCCTACGAGTCGCCCGCGCGCGCCGAGATGATCGTCGCTGCGCTTGAGCGTGCCGCGTTTGGGCCGCTGCAGGCGCCGCAGTCGTTCGGGCCGGCGCCTATCCTGGCCGTCCACGATAGCACATACCTCACGTATCTCGAGCATGCCTACGCGCGGTGGGTCGCGGCTGGTGGCGACCCAGCCGCAGTGCTGCCGAGCACACTGGCGGTGCGCTGGATGGATCGCCGCTGCCTGCATCCGCTTGTCGCGCCCGGCTACTACAGCTTCGACTTGAGCGCGCCAATCGTCGCAGGCACCTACCAGGCCGCGCGCGCCGCTGCCGACGTGGCGCTGACCGCCGCCGGGCTGCTGCTTACGGGTGAGCGGCTGGCTTATGCGCTATGCCGGCCGCCGGGGCATCATGCCGGCAGCGACCTGTATGGCGGCTACTGCTACCTGAATAATGCCGCGATTGCAGCCGAATATCTGCTTCAGCAGGCGCGCCAGGCCCGGCCCGGCCCGGCTACCGTCGCGATCCTTGATATCGACTTTCATCATGGCAACGGCACCCAGCAGATCTTCTACGAGCGCGACGATGTGCTGTTCGTGTCGATCCATGCCGATCCGGCCCGCGAGTACCCATACTTTGCCGGCTATGCCGACGAGCTGGGTATCGGGCCGGGCCGTGGCAGCAACCTCAACCTGCCGCTCGAGGCCGGCACCAACGATGCGGCCTACCTGGCCACGCTCGAGCAGGCGCTTGCGGTGGTGGCCGACTTCGCGCCGCGCTTCCTGGTGCTGTCGGCCGGCTTCGACACATTCGGCGGCGACCCGATCGGCGATTTCGCACTTACCGGCGCGGCCTACCCGGCGATTGGCCAGCGCATCGCCACGCTGGGGCTGCCAACGCTGGTGGTGCAAGAGGGCGGCTACGCGGTGGCCGAGCTGGGCGAGAACGTGGCCGGGCTGCTGCGCGGCCTGCTGGGCATCGACGCGCGGGCCTGA